Proteins co-encoded in one Halobacteriovoraceae bacterium genomic window:
- a CDS encoding 4Fe-4S dicluster domain-containing protein encodes MIKLISRLLKKDKHEDKNDATHSTCSNCSCENKQTDRRTFLKTAAGSAGVGASLMAMGATPLLNDDIREKAALSWEEYFQKNYRLMTKREKRKAVKRLEKLAKLRRNETVQISDKGPIPGVLFGYAFNISQCQGYMDCIKACVEENNLDRSSDMQYIKVFEMKNGNISFDEADAGFYHEVPQDGNFYMGTQCMHCENPPCVPVCPTMATWKEEDGIVVIDYNWCIGCRYCEAACPYFARRFNWTDPQVPQDELNPVQHYLGNRSKMKGVMEKCTFCVQKTRNGENPACVEACPTGARVFGNLLDPNSEIRHIIENKKVFRLKEELGTEPKFWYYMD; translated from the coding sequence ATGATCAAATTGATATCTCGTCTATTAAAAAAAGATAAGCATGAAGATAAAAATGATGCTACTCATTCAACATGTTCAAATTGTAGCTGTGAAAATAAACAAACTGACCGACGGACTTTTTTAAAAACCGCAGCAGGATCTGCAGGCGTAGGGGCCTCTCTGATGGCCATGGGAGCGACTCCTCTTTTAAATGATGATATAAGAGAAAAAGCAGCTCTCAGTTGGGAAGAATATTTTCAGAAAAATTATCGCCTCATGACCAAAAGAGAAAAAAGAAAGGCCGTCAAAAGACTTGAGAAACTGGCCAAACTTAGAAGAAATGAAACAGTTCAGATATCAGACAAAGGGCCAATTCCTGGTGTACTTTTTGGGTACGCCTTCAACATCAGTCAATGTCAAGGATATATGGATTGTATCAAGGCATGTGTTGAAGAAAATAACTTAGACCGCAGCAGTGATATGCAGTATATAAAAGTCTTCGAAATGAAAAATGGAAATATAAGTTTCGATGAAGCAGATGCTGGTTTCTATCATGAAGTACCACAAGATGGTAATTTCTATATGGGAACTCAATGCATGCATTGTGAAAATCCTCCTTGTGTTCCAGTATGCCCAACAATGGCCACTTGGAAAGAAGAGGATGGGATAGTTGTTATAGATTATAATTGGTGTATAGGATGTAGGTACTGCGAAGCTGCCTGTCCATATTTTGCAAGACGTTTCAATTGGACAGATCCACAGGTTCCACAAGATGAACTCAATCCCGTTCAACATTATCTTGGTAATCGAAGTAAAATGAAAGGTGTCATGGAAAAATGTACTTTCTGTGTACAAAAAACAAGAAATGGAGAAAATCCTGCATGCGTAGAAGCTTGTCCAACTGGTGCAAGAGTTTTTGGGAATCTTCTTGATCCTAATAGTGAAATAAGACACATTATTGAAAATAAGAAAGTTTTCAGATTGAAAGAAGAATTAGGAACAGAACCAAAATTTTGGTATTACATGGATTAG
- a CDS encoding nitrate reductase cytochrome c-type subunit: MENGKRPYIYLIIIAIILFVGGWITKCYFVEHFVNVDHEPKNVSQNQFLGIDERLAQEAGPFISKEWGWDSYQLPKSNPRSMDEYLERRAYHGAPPVIPHKIKTTMEGGEVQYCLHCHKNGNFAPEFNAYAPVVPHPDYMNCRQCHVAKETSSRFSGIDWKRPEPKKLRNTSLPGAPPIIPHGLQLRENCASCHWGPSAMKDIRTGHPERVNCLQCHITVKTNTLWGRKSDKEGSNAL; the protein is encoded by the coding sequence ATGGAAAATGGAAAACGACCCTACATTTACTTGATCATAATAGCAATCATCCTTTTTGTAGGAGGGTGGATTACGAAATGTTATTTTGTGGAACATTTTGTGAACGTCGATCATGAACCCAAAAATGTTTCTCAAAACCAATTTTTGGGAATAGATGAAAGACTTGCTCAAGAAGCTGGCCCGTTTATCTCTAAAGAATGGGGTTGGGATTCATATCAATTGCCTAAATCTAACCCAAGATCAATGGATGAGTATTTAGAACGAAGGGCCTATCATGGTGCTCCTCCAGTAATCCCTCATAAAATTAAAACAACCATGGAAGGCGGAGAAGTTCAATATTGTCTGCATTGTCATAAAAATGGAAACTTCGCTCCTGAGTTCAATGCTTACGCACCAGTTGTTCCTCACCCGGACTATATGAACTGCAGACAATGTCATGTTGCTAAAGAAACAAGTAGCAGATTTTCTGGAATCGACTGGAAAAGGCCAGAACCAAAAAAACTTAGGAATACCTCATTACCAGGTGCTCCACCTATCATTCCACATGGCCTACAACTTAGAGAAAACTGTGCCTCATGCCATTGGGGACCATCGGCGATGAAAGACATTCGAACCGGACATCCCGAAAGAGTGAATTGCCTTCAATGCCATATTACTGTTAAAACAAATACTTTGTGGGGCAGAAAGTCTGATAAGGAAGGAAGTAATGCTTTATAA
- a CDS encoding molybdopterin molybdotransferase MoeA, whose product MIGVVEALEILKANTFPFYSEVIGLEFICGRVLAQNIYATRMQPPFDRVAMDGVAINLKNYSQSSNIIEEVQKAGEKAKNLENLQNVIEVMTGATLPNGTDTVVPYEECHIENSRVEISNMDQVKLGQNIHCLGSDCQTGDLLIQKGVQITSAHVSLIAGQGISEVSVYRFPKVAIISTGDELIAPGISCEDYQIWRSNPYAVQAELIAIGGTRENISLFHLLDDESETEEKIKEILNSFDVLILSGGVSKGKFDYVPNALKNLGAQIQFHKIKQKPGKPMLFATVKERNKAIFGLPGNPVSALICFKRYVVPYFNLCMNINPKPKTAIFNSDIKLKKDFTLFCPVITEIDDKGQTIATSIDSNGSGDFISLGNSHGFLEILPQKESQVCEYFQWGQL is encoded by the coding sequence TTGATTGGAGTCGTTGAGGCACTTGAAATTTTAAAAGCAAATACTTTTCCATTTTACTCAGAGGTTATTGGTCTTGAATTTATTTGTGGCCGTGTATTGGCCCAAAACATTTATGCGACACGTATGCAACCCCCTTTTGATAGAGTGGCCATGGATGGAGTTGCTATAAATTTAAAAAACTATTCACAATCTTCAAATATTATAGAAGAAGTACAAAAGGCCGGGGAAAAAGCAAAAAATTTGGAAAATCTGCAAAATGTAATTGAGGTTATGACCGGGGCCACACTTCCAAATGGGACAGATACAGTTGTCCCCTATGAAGAATGTCATATAGAAAACAGTAGAGTTGAAATTTCAAATATGGATCAAGTAAAACTTGGCCAAAATATACATTGCTTAGGAAGTGATTGTCAGACAGGAGATCTTCTCATTCAAAAAGGAGTTCAGATCACATCAGCGCATGTTTCATTAATTGCTGGACAAGGGATATCAGAAGTTAGTGTCTATAGATTTCCAAAAGTTGCCATCATTAGTACAGGTGATGAATTAATCGCTCCAGGAATTTCCTGCGAAGATTATCAAATCTGGCGCTCTAATCCTTATGCTGTTCAAGCGGAGCTTATTGCAATTGGTGGAACAAGGGAGAACATTAGTCTCTTTCATCTTTTAGATGATGAATCTGAAACCGAGGAAAAAATTAAAGAAATCTTAAATTCCTTTGATGTCCTTATTCTATCTGGAGGAGTTTCAAAAGGTAAATTCGACTATGTACCAAATGCCCTTAAAAACTTAGGTGCTCAAATCCAATTTCATAAGATCAAGCAAAAACCTGGCAAACCCATGCTTTTTGCAACTGTTAAGGAAAGAAATAAAGCGATATTTGGTTTACCAGGAAATCCAGTGTCTGCGCTTATTTGCTTTAAAAGATATGTTGTCCCTTATTTCAATCTATGTATGAATATTAATCCTAAACCCAAAACGGCCATCTTTAATAGTGACATAAAACTGAAAAAAGATTTTACGTTGTTTTGCCCTGTAATTACAGAAATTGATGATAAAGGTCAGACCATTGCCACATCAATAGACTCTAATGGTTCTGGTGATTTTATCAGCTTGGGAAATTCACATGGTTTCTTAGAAATTTTACCGCAGAAAGAAAGTCAAGTTTGTGAGTATTTTCAATGGGGCCAATTATAA
- a CDS encoding hemerythrin family protein, whose protein sequence is MSFFDWNSNFDIKVEQMNDEHKKLIALMNNVYVLNDKSSPRVEIIKSMDELKEYIKIHFANEEKYMSEVNYPKCETHKIIHKELLNSFEDHYKSYVNSAELLLPNSILMFFRDWLSAHISGIDKEYGSFANNENVN, encoded by the coding sequence ATGTCTTTTTTTGATTGGAATAGTAATTTTGATATAAAAGTAGAGCAAATGAACGATGAGCATAAAAAACTTATAGCTCTTATGAATAACGTCTATGTATTAAATGATAAAAGTTCTCCGCGCGTTGAAATAATTAAATCAATGGATGAATTAAAAGAATACATCAAAATTCATTTTGCAAATGAAGAAAAATACATGTCTGAGGTCAACTATCCAAAATGTGAGACTCATAAAATAATACACAAAGAACTCCTCAATTCATTTGAGGATCATTATAAAAGTTATGTTAATAGTGCAGAACTTCTTTTACCAAATTCAATATTAATGTTTTTTAGAGATTGGTTGTCAGCACATATTTCAGGGATTGATAAAGAATATGGAAGCTTTGCAAACAATGAAAATGTGAATTAG
- a CDS encoding ThiF family adenylyltransferase, whose product MKEEVFYCRQTSIHEIGKFGQEKLKQSKVLIVGAGGIGHPLGTYLAAAGIGKLTIIDFDKVEQSNLNRQIFFHLDDIGKNKSEVLAQKLSKQNPFIEIQSIVSKLNAENAKTLIEQNDLVVDCTDNFATKFLLHDSCWALKKDLVQGSVYQFEGQIQVFNFSLENEKGCLRCLWPQIPERNCVQNCAEAGIIGSVTGSIGTLCAMEVIKLRLQLGTVRHNSTFILNLLTGEVQNLAWNKSINCVLCSHSAQIIPFVGNQYEFFEEFELKDFKENKFKIIDIRESSERGPEDINENWPLSAYEEWKEKVSSEETYLFVCQKGIRSKNLVSKLRQQGLKNCYSLIDGVSSLQ is encoded by the coding sequence ATGAAAGAAGAAGTCTTTTATTGTAGGCAAACTTCAATTCATGAAATTGGAAAATTTGGCCAAGAGAAACTTAAGCAATCTAAAGTACTCATTGTGGGAGCTGGTGGAATTGGTCATCCGTTAGGAACTTATTTAGCAGCAGCTGGAATTGGGAAATTAACTATTATTGATTTTGATAAGGTAGAACAAAGCAATCTAAACAGGCAGATTTTTTTTCATTTAGATGATATTGGAAAGAATAAATCCGAGGTTCTTGCACAAAAATTATCAAAGCAAAATCCTTTTATTGAAATCCAATCAATTGTTTCTAAATTGAATGCGGAAAATGCAAAAACGTTAATTGAACAAAATGATTTGGTTGTTGATTGCACAGATAATTTTGCAACAAAATTTCTGTTACATGATAGTTGTTGGGCGTTGAAGAAGGATTTAGTGCAAGGCTCTGTTTACCAATTTGAGGGACAAATTCAAGTTTTTAATTTTTCTCTTGAGAATGAAAAAGGATGTCTAAGATGTCTTTGGCCTCAAATTCCTGAGAGAAATTGTGTTCAAAATTGTGCTGAGGCCGGCATTATAGGTTCGGTGACTGGAAGTATAGGAACATTATGTGCAATGGAAGTTATCAAGTTAAGATTGCAATTGGGAACTGTTCGCCACAATTCAACATTCATTTTAAATCTTTTAACTGGTGAAGTTCAAAATCTTGCATGGAACAAAAGTATTAATTGTGTTTTATGTTCTCATAGTGCTCAAATTATACCTTTTGTAGGTAATCAATATGAGTTCTTCGAAGAATTTGAATTAAAGGATTTCAAAGAAAATAAATTCAAAATTATAGATATTAGAGAATCTAGTGAGAGAGGCCCTGAAGATATAAATGAGAACTGGCCCTTGTCGGCCTATGAAGAATGGAAGGAAAAAGTTTCAAGTGAAGAAACCTATCTTTTTGTCTGTCAAAAAGGAATCAGGAGTAAAAATCTCGTTTCAAAATTAAGACAACAAGGTCTCAAAAATTGTTATTCTTTAATTGATGGTGTGAGTTCTTTGCAATGA
- a CDS encoding molybdenum cofactor biosynthesis protein MoaE — protein sequence MFLIHEQEIESIKNQFAYNNDDSGGIVTFEGRVRNINNGHQVTSLEYESYKEMASKEGEIIINEALSQYELHSAFCVHRIGHLNLKDLAVWIHVASRHRKEAFRACQYIIDNVKSRVPIWKREYYIDQDPVWVACHGCQEHTHHGH from the coding sequence TTGTTTTTAATTCATGAACAGGAAATAGAGTCGATAAAAAATCAGTTTGCTTATAATAACGATGATAGTGGTGGAATTGTAACTTTTGAAGGTCGAGTCAGAAATATTAATAATGGACACCAGGTGACTTCTCTTGAGTATGAAAGTTACAAGGAAATGGCCAGCAAAGAAGGCGAAATAATAATTAATGAGGCCTTAAGTCAATATGAATTACATTCGGCGTTTTGCGTACATCGGATAGGCCATCTCAATCTTAAGGATCTTGCAGTGTGGATACATGTGGCCTCAAGACATAGAAAAGAGGCCTTTAGGGCATGCCAGTACATTATAGACAATGTAAAGAGTAGAGTTCCTATATGGAAGAGAGAGTATTATATTGATCAAGATCCTGTTTGGGTTGCATGCCATGGTTGTCAGGAACACACACATCATGGACATTAA
- the moaD gene encoding molybdopterin converting factor subunit 1 produces MKIKIKYFAQFREETGKSEEEISTSVSNPEDLYKELSKKYSFLLDAKNIKVAIDEKYVPFNHPLKENDTVVFIPPVAGG; encoded by the coding sequence ATGAAGATTAAAATCAAATATTTTGCTCAGTTTCGTGAAGAGACTGGAAAGAGTGAGGAAGAGATTTCTACAAGTGTTTCTAATCCAGAAGACCTCTATAAAGAATTGTCAAAGAAGTATTCATTTTTATTAGATGCTAAAAACATTAAAGTTGCAATAGATGAAAAATATGTACCTTTTAATCATCCATTGAAAGAAAACGATACTGTCGTTTTTATTCCACCAGTAGCGGGAGGATAG
- the mobB gene encoding molybdopterin-guanine dinucleotide biosynthesis protein B produces the protein MITLKGNKLFHPFEMSFCGHSGSGKTTLITRLIERNSNKYQIGYMKHDAHKFEIDREGKDTHKAKMAGAKTIGINSPDRQAFQIQNPINQIINKQLFIDDDFIYIEGYKNSLGDKILVWTGTEEDQNLLSNYLNTNPHSLKAIVTRTSTGPNVDLPIFHIDDIESINKFVFEQWSPPPINGLILNGGRSKRMGREKGKIQYYGRTQIEYLFDTLSLKLNTVFCSIRPEQDIDVPCIKDRFSDFGPVGGILSAFLEFPNSAFLVLACDMPFINEEAISFLLNNRDPFKMATCFNNPEKKWDEPLFTIYEPKASIRFWQLMSLGVSCPRKLLYQSRVKSLQPLHENILLNINTPQEFNEIKDRFR, from the coding sequence GTGATTACGCTAAAAGGCAATAAATTATTTCATCCTTTTGAAATGTCTTTTTGTGGACATTCTGGTAGTGGGAAAACTACTTTAATAACTCGTCTGATCGAACGTAACTCAAATAAATATCAAATTGGATACATGAAGCATGATGCCCATAAATTTGAAATAGATAGAGAGGGAAAGGATACTCACAAGGCTAAAATGGCCGGTGCGAAAACAATTGGGATAAACTCCCCTGATAGACAGGCCTTCCAAATTCAAAATCCAATTAACCAAATAATAAATAAGCAGTTGTTTATAGATGATGATTTTATTTACATAGAAGGATATAAAAATTCCCTTGGAGATAAGATTTTAGTTTGGACAGGAACTGAAGAAGACCAAAATTTACTTTCAAATTATTTAAATACTAATCCACATTCTTTAAAAGCAATTGTGACTCGTACTTCTACTGGCCCAAATGTAGATCTACCGATTTTTCATATCGATGATATCGAATCTATTAATAAGTTTGTTTTTGAACAGTGGAGTCCTCCTCCTATAAACGGACTTATATTGAATGGTGGAAGATCTAAAAGAATGGGACGAGAAAAAGGAAAGATTCAGTATTATGGAAGAACACAAATTGAGTATCTTTTTGATACTCTTAGTTTGAAATTAAACACTGTTTTTTGTTCAATAAGACCAGAGCAAGATATTGACGTTCCTTGTATAAAGGATAGGTTTTCAGATTTTGGGCCAGTTGGAGGAATTTTAAGTGCATTTTTAGAATTTCCAAATTCAGCTTTTTTAGTACTGGCCTGTGATATGCCTTTTATTAATGAAGAGGCAATATCTTTTTTGTTAAATAATCGTGATCCATTTAAAATGGCCACATGTTTTAACAATCCTGAAAAAAAATGGGATGAGCCATTATTTACAATTTACGAGCCAAAGGCCTCAATAAGATTTTGGCAATTGATGTCTCTTGGTGTTAGTTGCCCTCGTAAGTTATTGTATCAATCTAGAGTAAAAAGTTTACAACCTCTTCATGAAAATATACTTTTAAATATCAACACACCACAAGAGTTTAATGAAATTAAGGATAGGTTTCGATGA
- the moaC gene encoding cyclic pyranopterin monophosphate synthase MoaC has translation MSELSHVDNNNNPTMVDVSSKEISQRVATAVGEVWLPENICKLFDGEDINSKKGPVFQTAIIAGVMGIKNTSNLIPFCHQLNIESIKINIELHGQIAKIVATVKNSGKTGVEMEALVGVQIAALTIYDMCKALSQEIEIRNCHLLMKKGGKSDYAKRQ, from the coding sequence ATGAGTGAACTAAGTCATGTTGATAACAATAATAACCCAACAATGGTGGATGTTTCTTCAAAAGAAATTTCACAAAGGGTTGCAACCGCAGTTGGCGAAGTTTGGCTTCCAGAGAATATTTGTAAATTATTTGATGGTGAAGATATAAATTCAAAAAAAGGTCCAGTCTTTCAAACGGCCATCATTGCTGGAGTAATGGGGATAAAAAACACGAGTAATCTCATACCTTTTTGCCATCAATTGAATATTGAAAGTATAAAAATCAATATTGAACTTCATGGGCAAATAGCAAAAATTGTTGCCACTGTTAAAAACAGTGGAAAAACAGGCGTTGAAATGGAGGCGTTAGTTGGAGTGCAAATAGCTGCCCTCACAATTTATGATATGTGTAAGGCATTAAGTCAGGAAATAGAAATCAGAAATTGTCATCTCCTTATGAAAAAAGGTGGTAAAAGTGATTACGCTAAAAGGCAATAA
- a CDS encoding radical SAM protein has protein sequence MQVNTDQTSMIMKRGQKLIDAHGRHIHKLRMALLDACNFRCVYCMPNNPKFLPANELLSSLEIINLVTALVDLGIDEIRVTGGEPTLRSDFIEILEGLSELPLEKLSFTSNGTFSPGLLKQLENTNCRYINFSLDSLNPIGLKKMTGSSNLETILSRIFLAKEMGLVVKINAVIMRGLNDHEIADFVNFSAEHSIEVRFLELMRIGPARNSFESYFVSASEIIEKLKAFSELKPITLPVDSTSFNFLLDNGANIGIIASESRPFCNSCSRLRLTAKGELRPCLMTNEGISLKNKNICEITDILYKTMSLKPVSRIYDVDQPMNQIGG, from the coding sequence ATGCAAGTAAATACAGATCAAACCTCGATGATTATGAAAAGAGGACAAAAATTGATCGACGCACACGGGAGACATATACACAAACTTAGAATGGCCCTGTTGGACGCTTGTAATTTTCGATGTGTCTATTGTATGCCAAATAATCCAAAGTTTCTCCCCGCGAATGAACTCTTGAGTAGTCTTGAAATTATTAACCTCGTAACAGCACTAGTCGATTTAGGGATTGACGAAATTCGAGTGACTGGAGGGGAACCAACATTAAGATCAGATTTTATTGAGATACTAGAAGGTCTTTCCGAACTTCCATTAGAAAAACTTTCTTTCACAAGTAATGGAACTTTCAGTCCTGGACTTCTTAAGCAACTAGAGAATACCAACTGTAGGTATATCAATTTTAGCTTAGACTCTCTGAATCCTATTGGGCTAAAGAAAATGACAGGTTCGAGTAATCTTGAAACTATACTAAGTCGAATATTTCTGGCCAAAGAAATGGGATTAGTTGTCAAAATAAATGCAGTTATCATGCGAGGTTTGAATGACCATGAAATTGCAGATTTTGTAAATTTTTCAGCAGAACACTCTATTGAAGTGAGATTTTTAGAATTGATGAGAATAGGTCCCGCTCGCAACAGTTTTGAAAGCTACTTTGTAAGTGCTTCTGAAATAATCGAAAAGCTTAAAGCCTTTTCTGAGTTAAAACCGATTACTCTTCCGGTTGATTCAACTTCGTTTAATTTTCTCTTGGACAATGGTGCAAATATAGGAATTATAGCTTCTGAGTCTAGGCCATTTTGCAATAGCTGCTCACGTTTGAGACTTACTGCAAAAGGTGAATTAAGGCCATGTCTTATGACAAACGAAGGAATTAGTTTAAAAAACAAAAATATCTGTGAGATCACAGATATATTGTATAAAACAATGTCATTGAAACCTGTAAGTAGAATTTATGATGTCGATCAACCCATGAATCAAATTGGGGGATAA
- a CDS encoding twin-arginine translocase TatA/TatE family subunit has product MFGLGIGELAVVGGLVLLIFGGKKLPELGKGLGKGLRNFKEGLREIDNDSHVIENKNSEEKKISEN; this is encoded by the coding sequence ATGTTTGGATTGGGAATAGGAGAGCTGGCCGTAGTAGGCGGGCTGGTGCTTTTAATTTTTGGGGGAAAAAAATTACCCGAACTAGGAAAGGGGCTTGGAAAGGGCCTAAGGAATTTTAAAGAAGGATTAAGAGAAATTGACAATGATAGTCATGTCATTGAAAACAAAAATTCTGAGGAAAAGAAAATTTCTGAGAATTAA
- the modA gene encoding molybdate ABC transporter substrate-binding protein gives MFKKVKIAFLMTFSSMAFSGTVHIGVASNFIKTMQSLIVEFEKKTTHQVIASYASSGKLYTQILNNAPYDIFMSADQLRPQQLIQKDMAIKDSNFSYAQGQLLLISIYPKLNLQNIDEFITNKVKRISMANPKFAPYGRAAKEFLENNNFYIKNKSKIILGENVSQAIHYMSSGNVDMSLVGNSQWQSLKEKKEFHKLFIPENNYNPIFQDVILLKKASQNEAALSFLNFLKSEKAKQIIKSFGYKI, from the coding sequence ATGTTTAAAAAAGTAAAAATTGCTTTTCTCATGACCTTCTCCAGTATGGCCTTTTCTGGAACTGTTCACATTGGAGTTGCTTCGAATTTTATTAAAACAATGCAAAGCTTAATTGTAGAATTTGAAAAAAAGACTACACATCAAGTCATTGCCAGCTATGCATCATCAGGAAAACTGTATACACAAATTTTAAACAACGCACCATATGATATTTTTATGTCTGCCGATCAACTCAGACCTCAGCAGTTAATTCAAAAAGATATGGCCATAAAAGATTCAAACTTCAGTTATGCTCAAGGACAGCTTTTACTCATTTCAATTTATCCCAAATTAAATCTTCAAAACATTGATGAATTTATTACAAATAAAGTTAAGCGAATAAGCATGGCCAATCCCAAATTTGCACCTTATGGAAGGGCCGCAAAAGAATTTTTAGAAAATAATAATTTTTATATAAAAAATAAATCTAAAATTATTTTAGGTGAAAATGTTTCTCAGGCCATACATTATATGTCCAGTGGGAACGTCGATATGAGCTTAGTTGGAAATTCCCAATGGCAATCTTTAAAAGAAAAAAAAGAATTTCATAAGTTATTCATTCCTGAGAATAATTACAATCCAATTTTTCAAGATGTCATATTATTAAAAAAAGCTTCCCAAAACGAAGCAGCTCTTAGTTTTTTAAATTTTTTAAAAAGTGAAAAAGCAAAACAAATTATAAAATCATTTGGATATAAAATATGA
- the modB gene encoding molybdate ABC transporter permease subunit has translation MLEPQDWQAILLSLKLSLIVASLLILISLPLALWFSNGQSHIKFFFESIVSLPIVLPPTVLGFYFLIFFGPKSSIGNLLQYLGLGSLPFSFTGLVIASLLYSLPFVVKPIQNAIEKIGSRPYEIAATLNAGPIDTFFNVILPLLKQPLITAFVLGFAHTMGEFGVVLLMGGSIPGQTKVISIQIYEHVEALEYAKAHTLSLIMLVISFLFLSILYFLNRKKPLELGVLKYEF, from the coding sequence ATGTTGGAACCACAAGATTGGCAGGCCATTTTATTAAGTCTTAAACTATCTTTAATTGTTGCAAGTTTACTTATACTTATCAGTTTACCTCTGGCCCTTTGGTTTTCAAATGGGCAGTCCCACATTAAATTTTTTTTCGAATCTATAGTATCATTGCCTATTGTACTCCCTCCGACTGTCCTTGGATTTTATTTTTTAATTTTTTTTGGGCCAAAGAGTTCGATCGGAAATTTGCTGCAGTATTTAGGTTTAGGATCCCTCCCCTTTTCATTTACTGGACTTGTTATTGCATCTTTGCTTTATTCGCTTCCATTTGTTGTAAAACCAATTCAAAATGCAATTGAAAAAATTGGATCTAGACCTTATGAGATTGCTGCGACCTTAAATGCTGGCCCAATTGACACTTTTTTTAATGTCATTCTTCCTTTGCTAAAACAACCTCTTATAACTGCATTTGTCTTGGGTTTTGCCCATACAATGGGAGAATTTGGAGTTGTCTTATTAATGGGGGGAAGTATACCTGGACAAACTAAAGTCATATCAATTCAAATTTATGAGCATGTAGAAGCACTTGAATACGCAAAAGCACATACCTTATCTCTCATCATGTTAGTGATTTCATTTTTATTTTTATCTATACTTTATTTTTTAAATCGCAAAAAACCTTTAGAATTGGGTGTTTTAAAGTATGAATTCTGA
- a CDS encoding ATP-binding cassette domain-containing protein, whose amino-acid sequence MNSEFLEFKFTHKLAHFEMQMNGSIPLTGLTAITGPSGCGKSTFLKVLAGIVKAKNANIKFKDKIWQDQSYFIKTYKRPLGFVFQSDNLFDHLSIKKNLEFAIKRSRIKIGLCEIERLLEVFEIHRLLKLYPKQISGGEAQRVSIVRSLLSSPDLLFLDEPLASLDESSKREVLIYLKRLRDEFKIPMFYITHSDYEIGALASRVVEMRQGKIESIREFHFKESINLSNYIESECISYNFDLNKSTFLIGENVVQFSGKYIVGERYLINIPIDGLEILPNISKRSLLVNSETILV is encoded by the coding sequence ATGAATTCTGAATTCTTAGAATTTAAATTTACTCATAAGCTTGCTCATTTTGAAATGCAGATGAATGGAAGTATTCCTTTAACAGGATTAACGGCCATTACAGGACCAAGTGGTTGTGGGAAATCAACATTTCTCAAAGTACTTGCAGGAATAGTTAAGGCAAAAAATGCAAATATTAAATTCAAAGACAAAATTTGGCAGGATCAAAGTTATTTCATTAAAACATATAAAAGGCCCTTAGGGTTTGTATTTCAGAGTGATAATTTGTTTGATCATCTTTCGATAAAAAAAAATTTAGAATTTGCAATAAAAAGATCTCGAATAAAAATAGGTCTATGTGAAATAGAAAGATTATTAGAAGTGTTTGAAATTCATAGGCTGCTAAAACTTTATCCTAAGCAAATATCTGGTGGAGAGGCCCAACGAGTTTCAATAGTAAGAAGCTTATTAAGTAGTCCTGATTTATTATTTTTAGATGAACCGTTGGCATCGCTGGATGAATCTTCTAAGCGAGAAGTTTTGATATATTTAAAGAGGCTCAGAGATGAGTTTAAGATTCCAATGTTTTATATCACTCACTCAGATTATGAGATAGGAGCACTGGCCAGTCGTGTTGTAGAAATGAGGCAAGGCAAGATTGAAAGTATAAGGGAGTTTCATTTTAAGGAATCTATAAATTTAAGTAATTATATTGAATCGGAATGTATTTCCTATAATTTTGATTTGAACAAATCTACATTTTTGATAGGTGAAAATGTTGTTCAGTTTAGTGGTAAATATATTGTAGGAGAAAGATATTTGATAAATATTCCCATTGATGGTTTAGAAATATTGCCAAATATTTCTAAAAGGTCATTGCTCGTCAATTCCGAAACAATATTAGTTTAA